In a single window of the Pelagibacterium sp. 26DY04 genome:
- the fabF gene encoding beta-ketoacyl-ACP synthase II, with protein MRRVVVTGLGIVSPLGVGHETVWSNILASKSGAQRVTDFEVGDLACQIACRIPLGDTAEGKFNPDDWMEPKEQRKVDPFIVFAMAASTQALQDAGYKAETLEQQERTGVLIGSGIGGIGGIYDASITLAEKGPRRISPFFIPGRLINLASGYVSIEHGLKGPNHSVVTACSTGAHAIGDAARLIMLGDADVMVAGGAESPVNRLSLAGFAACRALSTGFNDAPEKASRPYDKDRDGFVMGEGAGVVVLEEYEHAKARGAKIYGEVIGYGLSGDAHHITAPADDGNGGFRSMSAAIKRAGIQPSDIDYINAHGTSTPLGDEIELGAVTRLLGDATSDVVMSSTKSAVGHLLGAAGAVEAIFSLLAMRDSVAPPTINLDNPSVETVINLAPHKPVQKEINVALSNSFGFGGTNASLIFRKVA; from the coding sequence ATGCGTCGCGTCGTCGTCACCGGTCTCGGAATCGTCAGTCCTCTGGGCGTCGGTCACGAGACTGTCTGGTCCAATATTCTTGCGTCCAAGAGCGGCGCGCAACGCGTTACCGATTTCGAGGTCGGCGATCTGGCTTGCCAGATCGCCTGCCGCATTCCGCTGGGCGATACCGCCGAGGGCAAGTTCAATCCCGATGATTGGATGGAACCCAAGGAACAGCGCAAGGTCGATCCGTTCATCGTCTTTGCCATGGCTGCCTCGACCCAGGCGCTCCAGGATGCCGGCTACAAGGCGGAAACGCTCGAGCAGCAGGAACGCACCGGCGTTCTGATCGGTTCGGGCATTGGCGGCATCGGCGGCATCTACGATGCCTCCATCACGCTGGCCGAAAAAGGCCCGCGCCGCATCAGCCCCTTCTTCATTCCCGGGCGTCTGATCAATCTCGCGTCCGGTTACGTCTCTATCGAACACGGGCTCAAGGGCCCCAATCATTCGGTGGTGACGGCTTGCTCGACCGGGGCGCACGCCATTGGCGATGCCGCACGGCTTATCATGCTCGGCGATGCCGACGTGATGGTTGCCGGCGGGGCCGAATCGCCGGTCAATCGCCTCTCCCTGGCCGGATTTGCCGCCTGCCGTGCGCTGTCCACCGGCTTCAACGACGCCCCGGAAAAAGCCTCTCGTCCTTATGACAAGGACCGCGACGGGTTCGTCATGGGCGAAGGCGCTGGTGTCGTGGTGCTCGAGGAATATGAGCACGCCAAGGCACGTGGCGCCAAGATCTATGGCGAAGTGATCGGCTATGGGCTTTCGGGTGATGCCCATCACATCACCGCTCCCGCCGATGACGGCAATGGCGGTTTCCGCTCCATGTCGGCGGCCATCAAGCGCGCCGGCATCCAGCCATCCGACATCGACTACATCAATGCCCATGGCACATCCACGCCCTTGGGCGATGAAATCGAGCTGGGCGCGGTGACACGCCTGTTGGGCGATGCGACCTCGGACGTGGTGATGAGCTCGACCAAATCGGCGGTCGGTCATCTGCTTGGTGCCGCCGGCGCGGTGGAGGCGATCTTCTCGCTGCTAGCCATGCGTGACAGCGTTGCCCCGCCCACCATCAACCTCGACAACCCCTCCGTCGAGACGGTGATAAACCTCGCTCCGCACAAGCCGGTGCAAAAGGAAATCAACGTTGCGCTGTCCAACTCCTTCGGCTTTGGCGGCACGAACGCGTCTCTCATATTCCGCAAGGTGGCATAG
- the gmk gene encoding guanylate kinase — protein sequence MMDFTRRGVMLVIASPSGAGKSSISRALFAQDPNIRLSVSVTTRARRTDEIDGTHYHFIDVPTFEKMRDNDDLLEWAEVHGNYYGTPRSKVEERLSTGKDILFDIDYQGTLQLYEKCRGDMVTVFILPPSIAELRARLERRAQDSIGTIEKRLRNARIEMEHYSEYDYVLVNEDLEQSVQMVRSILASARLHRSRQTTLDSFVQELKGQIDALA from the coding sequence ATGATGGATTTTACGCGACGCGGCGTCATGCTGGTCATCGCTTCGCCGTCGGGGGCTGGGAAATCCTCGATCTCGCGAGCCCTGTTCGCCCAGGATCCCAACATCCGCCTTTCGGTCTCGGTGACGACCCGCGCGCGCCGCACTGACGAAATCGACGGAACGCACTATCACTTCATCGATGTCCCGACCTTCGAGAAGATGCGCGACAATGACGATCTGCTCGAATGGGCCGAAGTGCACGGCAACTACTACGGCACGCCCCGTTCCAAGGTCGAGGAGCGCCTTTCGACCGGCAAGGACATCCTCTTCGACATCGACTACCAGGGCACGCTCCAGCTCTATGAGAAATGCCGTGGCGATATGGTCACCGTCTTCATCCTGCCGCCCTCGATCGCAGAGCTGCGCGCGCGGCTGGAGCGGAGGGCACAGGATAGCATCGGCACCATCGAGAAGCGCTTGCGCAATGCGCGCATCGAGATGGAGCACTATTCGGAATACGACTACGTGCTGGTCAATGAGGATCTGGAGCAGTCCGTCCAGATGGTGCGCTCAATTCTCGCCAGCGCCCGCCTGCATCGTTCGCGCCAGACGACCCTCGACAGTTTCGTTCAGGAGCTCAAGGGCCAGATAGACGCCCTCGCCTAG
- the rsmA gene encoding 16S rRNA (adenine(1518)-N(6)/adenine(1519)-N(6))-dimethyltransferase RsmA, which yields MSQIDDLPPLREVIAEHGLRAKKELGQNFLLDLNLTARIARSAGELADVTVIEVGPGPGGLTRALLAAGARRVIAIERDERTLPALAQISSAYPGRLEVVSADALEIDYRALADGRTKIVANLPYNIATPLLTGWLSAEPWPAWFESLTLMFQREVAERIVAHPGDKAYGRLGVLAGWRAEARIAMNLDRNAFTPPPKVTSSVVHLTPKAVEADVPVRALEEVTRHAFGQRRKMIRQSLKGLSVPLEALFAAADLQGDERAENLPVATYVTLAREVARLRTL from the coding sequence ATGAGCCAGATCGATGACCTGCCTCCGCTGCGCGAGGTGATCGCGGAACATGGGCTGCGCGCGAAAAAGGAGCTGGGCCAGAATTTTCTGCTCGATCTCAACCTCACGGCGCGGATCGCCCGCAGCGCGGGCGAGCTTGCCGATGTCACGGTGATCGAGGTCGGGCCCGGCCCAGGCGGGCTGACGCGGGCATTGCTGGCTGCCGGAGCCAGGCGGGTGATCGCCATCGAACGGGACGAGCGGACGCTGCCGGCGCTGGCGCAGATATCTTCGGCTTATCCGGGACGCCTCGAAGTGGTGTCTGCCGATGCGCTCGAGATCGACTACCGTGCGCTGGCCGATGGCCGAACCAAGATCGTCGCCAACCTGCCCTACAACATCGCCACGCCGCTGCTGACCGGCTGGTTGTCGGCGGAACCGTGGCCGGCGTGGTTCGAGAGCCTTACTCTGATGTTTCAGCGCGAGGTGGCCGAGCGCATCGTGGCGCATCCGGGGGACAAGGCCTATGGGCGGCTCGGGGTTCTCGCAGGCTGGCGAGCGGAGGCACGGATCGCCATGAACCTCGACCGCAACGCGTTCACCCCACCGCCGAAGGTGACCTCGTCGGTGGTGCATCTGACACCGAAGGCCGTGGAAGCCGATGTGCCCGTGCGGGCGCTGGAGGAAGTGACACGCCACGCTTTCGGCCAGCGCCGGAAGATGATCCGGCAGAGTCTTAAGGGGTTGTCGGTGCCGCTCGAGGCCCTCTTCGCGGCGGCGGATCTCCAGGGCGACGAGCGGGCGGAGAATTTGCCTGTCGCTACCTATGTGACGCTGGCTCGGGAAGTGGCGCGGTTGCGCACGCTCTAG
- the pdxA gene encoding 4-hydroxythreonine-4-phosphate dehydrogenase PdxA yields the protein MPPLALTMGEPAGIGPDLILRLYADRQSLGLPVFAVYGHAEFLAARAARLGLDLDVATVAPEAAEETYERALPVITIEGDVADTPGVPDPNTAPVVVSAIAQAVEAIQAGVFRGLVTAPIHKAALYGAGFEYPGHTEFLAALCAEDGEIPLPVMMLAHDDLRAVPLTIHIPLADVPGQITPELITATIRVIARDLASRFGIAAPRIGVAGLNPHAGEEGRIGSEELDIIVPALAKLRTEGIDVFGPLSADTLFYPPHWRNYDCVVAMYHDQALIPIKTIAFDAGVNVTLGLPIVRTSPDHGTAFSLAGTGRASANSMLAAIRLADAIS from the coding sequence GTGCCGCCGCTTGCATTGACCATGGGCGAGCCGGCGGGCATTGGCCCCGATTTGATCCTCAGGCTTTATGCCGACCGGCAGTCCCTCGGGCTGCCGGTCTTTGCCGTTTACGGGCATGCCGAGTTCCTCGCCGCCCGAGCCGCTCGATTGGGCCTGGACCTGGACGTGGCGACGGTGGCGCCCGAAGCGGCAGAGGAGACATATGAGCGCGCGCTTCCCGTGATTACCATCGAGGGCGACGTTGCCGATACGCCGGGGGTGCCCGATCCCAACACCGCGCCGGTGGTGGTGAGCGCTATCGCGCAGGCGGTCGAGGCGATCCAGGCGGGCGTTTTCCGAGGGCTGGTGACTGCGCCCATCCACAAGGCCGCGCTCTATGGCGCTGGGTTCGAATATCCCGGCCATACCGAGTTTCTGGCAGCTCTTTGCGCCGAGGATGGCGAAATACCGCTGCCGGTGATGATGCTGGCCCATGACGATCTGCGCGCGGTGCCGCTGACCATTCATATCCCGTTGGCCGATGTGCCAGGCCAGATCACGCCCGAGTTGATAACGGCAACGATCCGCGTGATCGCGCGTGACCTTGCAAGCCGCTTCGGGATTGCCGCGCCGCGGATCGGGGTTGCCGGCCTCAATCCTCACGCCGGGGAAGAGGGACGGATCGGAAGCGAGGAGCTCGATATCATCGTGCCGGCTCTGGCCAAGCTTCGCACCGAGGGCATCGACGTTTTCGGTCCGCTTTCGGCCGATACGCTTTTTTACCCCCCGCACTGGCGCAATTACGATTGTGTCGTGGCCATGTATCACGATCAGGCGCTGATCCCCATAAAGACGATCGCGTTCGATGCCGGGGTGAACGTCACGCTCGGCCTGCCGATTGTGCGCACCTCGCCCGATCACGGCACCGCGTTTTCGCTGGCCGGCACGGGCCGCGCCTCGGCCAATTCGATGCTGGCGGCAATCCGGCTGGCGGACGCCATTTCATGA
- the fabG gene encoding 3-oxoacyl-[acyl-carrier-protein] reductase yields the protein MFDLSGKRALVTGASGGIGSAIAKALATQGAEVALSGTRVGALEDVAKDIIGKNHILPCNLADPDSVERLVPQAEEAMGGIDILVNNAGMTRDNLFMRMKDEEWDDVLSINLTAPFRLTRAAVKGMMKRRFGRIISITSVVGVVGNPGQGNYAASKAGLAGMSKALAYEVASRGVTVNTIAPGFIASAMTDELNDKQQETILAKVPTGRLGTAEEVAACAVFLASEGAAYITGHTLNVNGGMVMI from the coding sequence ATGTTCGATCTTTCGGGAAAACGCGCACTGGTAACCGGCGCAAGCGGCGGCATCGGATCGGCCATTGCCAAGGCGCTCGCCACTCAGGGTGCTGAAGTTGCGTTGAGCGGCACGCGCGTGGGCGCGCTCGAGGATGTGGCCAAGGACATCATCGGCAAGAATCACATCCTGCCGTGCAACCTCGCCGACCCCGATTCGGTCGAACGCCTGGTGCCCCAGGCCGAGGAGGCGATGGGCGGTATCGATATCCTCGTCAACAATGCCGGCATGACCCGCGACAATCTCTTCATGCGCATGAAGGACGAGGAGTGGGACGATGTTCTCTCGATCAATCTGACCGCGCCGTTCCGCCTCACCCGCGCCGCCGTCAAGGGCATGATGAAGCGCCGTTTCGGCCGCATCATCTCGATCACCTCGGTCGTGGGCGTCGTTGGCAATCCGGGGCAGGGCAACTATGCCGCCTCCAAGGCGGGGCTGGCCGGCATGTCGAAGGCGCTTGCCTATGAGGTTGCGAGCCGGGGCGTTACCGTCAATACCATCGCTCCGGGCTTTATCGCCTCGGCAATGACCGACGAGCTCAACGACAAGCAGCAGGAAACCATTCTCGCCAAGGTGCCGACCGGTCGTCTCGGGACCGCAGAGGAAGTTGCGGCATGCGCTGTATTCCTTGCCAGCGAAGGGGCTGCGTACATCACCGGCCACACCCTCAATGTCAACGGCGGCATGGTGATGATCTGA
- the fabD gene encoding ACP S-malonyltransferase: protein MTKPAFTFPGQGSQAVGMGRDLAAAFPEARAVFEEVDSALGAGLSKIMFEGPDDALRLTENAQPALMAASIAVIRVLEARGVSVAEEASYVAGHSLGEYSALCAAGTFSLADTARLLQIRGRAMQQAVPVGQGAMAAILGLEMDAVKEIAATAAQGAVCDVANDNSPGQVVISGEVAAIERAMELAKERGAKRALPLPVSAPFHCALMAPAAEAMQTALAEVEMKAPVVPLVSNVLAAPITDSDEIRRRLVEQVTGMVRWTESVSWLTGAGGVTELYELGTGKVLTGLAKRIDKDVSAQSVGTADDIEAFLAARG, encoded by the coding sequence ATGACCAAACCGGCATTTACCTTTCCCGGGCAGGGCAGTCAGGCCGTCGGTATGGGCCGGGACCTTGCCGCCGCTTTTCCCGAGGCGCGCGCTGTCTTCGAGGAGGTCGACAGCGCGCTGGGCGCAGGGCTTTCGAAGATCATGTTCGAAGGTCCCGACGACGCGCTGCGTCTCACGGAAAATGCCCAGCCGGCCTTGATGGCTGCCTCGATCGCCGTGATCCGGGTGCTCGAAGCCAGGGGCGTTTCCGTTGCCGAAGAGGCCAGCTACGTCGCCGGTCACTCCCTGGGCGAATATTCCGCACTCTGCGCCGCCGGCACCTTCTCTTTGGCGGATACGGCGCGGCTGCTCCAGATTCGCGGGCGCGCCATGCAGCAGGCCGTGCCCGTCGGGCAGGGGGCGATGGCTGCGATTCTCGGGCTTGAGATGGATGCGGTCAAGGAAATTGCCGCGACTGCGGCCCAGGGTGCGGTTTGCGATGTCGCCAATGACAATTCGCCCGGCCAGGTGGTGATTTCCGGCGAGGTTGCAGCGATCGAACGCGCCATGGAACTGGCCAAGGAGCGAGGCGCCAAACGAGCGCTGCCGCTGCCGGTCAGCGCGCCGTTTCACTGCGCGCTCATGGCGCCGGCCGCTGAAGCCATGCAGACCGCGCTGGCCGAGGTCGAGATGAAAGCCCCGGTTGTTCCTCTCGTTTCCAACGTGCTGGCCGCACCCATCACCGACTCGGACGAAATCCGTCGGCGTCTGGTGGAACAGGTGACCGGCATGGTGCGCTGGACGGAGTCGGTTTCCTGGCTCACCGGCGCTGGTGGCGTTACCGAGCTTTACGAACTCGGGACCGGTAAGGTACTGACGGGGCTGGCCAAGCGCATCGACAAGGATGTCTCGGCACAGTCCGTCGGAACGGCCGACGATATCGAAGCCTTTCTCGCCGCGCGCGGCTGA
- a CDS encoding YicC/YloC family endoribonuclease yields the protein MSEPLASMTGFGRASAQSDNYLILVEIKSVNGRGLDVRSRLTPGFDVLEADIRRLISERVARGSVSVFLNVQRLAAEDELVVNERALNRVLTVIESLSKRLDARKPSIETILALKGVMEAKEPELGPDEEARLHAAILDCVRAAVGMLSDARCAEGERIGAILAQRIEEISTLADAARAHPARSREAILARLREQIAALTDADNSLSEDRLHQEAALLATKADIAEELDRFTAHVTAARELLRKGGPVGRKLDFLSQEFNREANTLCSKSNDVSLTAIGLDLKAAIDQLREQVQNLE from the coding sequence GTGAGTGAGCCGCTCGCCAGCATGACCGGCTTTGGGCGCGCGAGCGCGCAAAGCGACAACTACCTCATTCTCGTCGAGATCAAATCGGTCAATGGCCGGGGCCTTGACGTCCGTTCGCGCCTTACCCCCGGTTTCGACGTGCTTGAGGCCGACATACGGCGGCTGATCTCGGAACGCGTGGCGCGGGGCTCCGTCTCGGTTTTCCTCAACGTCCAACGCCTCGCCGCCGAGGACGAACTGGTCGTCAACGAGCGCGCCCTGAACCGCGTCCTTACGGTCATCGAATCGCTGAGCAAGCGGCTTGATGCCCGCAAACCCTCGATCGAGACCATCCTGGCGCTCAAGGGCGTGATGGAAGCCAAAGAGCCCGAACTCGGGCCGGACGAAGAGGCGCGGTTGCATGCAGCCATCCTCGATTGCGTTCGGGCCGCCGTCGGCATGCTCTCCGATGCACGTTGCGCCGAAGGGGAGCGCATCGGGGCCATTCTCGCCCAACGTATCGAGGAAATCTCCACCCTCGCCGATGCCGCCCGCGCGCATCCGGCCCGCTCGCGCGAAGCCATTCTGGCCCGCCTGCGCGAGCAGATCGCCGCATTGACCGATGCCGACAACAGCCTGAGCGAAGACCGCCTGCACCAGGAAGCGGCGCTGCTCGCGACCAAGGCCGATATAGCCGAAGAACTCGATCGCTTCACGGCTCACGTCACCGCGGCCCGCGAATTGTTGCGCAAGGGCGGCCCGGTGGGGCGCAAGCTCGATTTCCTGAGCCAGGAATTCAACCGCGAAGCCAATACGCTGTGCTCCAAGAGCAATGATGTGAGCCTGACCGCCATCGGTCTTGACCTCAAGGCGGCGATCGATCAGTTACGAGAGCAGGTTCAAAACCTCGAATAG
- a CDS encoding acyl carrier protein produces MSDIEDRVRKIVVEHLNVEADKVTEKASFMDDLGADSLDQVELVMAFEEEFGVEIPDDAAESIQTFGDAVAFLSKATA; encoded by the coding sequence ATGAGCGACATCGAAGATCGCGTCCGTAAGATCGTCGTGGAGCACCTGAACGTCGAAGCCGACAAGGTCACCGAAAAGGCCAGCTTCATGGATGATCTGGGAGCGGATTCGCTCGATCAGGTCGAACTCGTGATGGCCTTCGAAGAAGAATTCGGCGTGGAAATCCCCGACGACGCCGCTGAGTCGATCCAGACCTTCGGTGACGCCGTCGCCTTCCTCTCCAAGGCCACTGCGTAA
- the mltG gene encoding endolytic transglycosylase MltG — MAERKKKNRRRSQNGFFEALNGLLTLVLLALLGVAGVAVYGATVFNADGPINEDRSFVVEPGNVLATVAQRLEEQGFISNADVFNYGSRLLRRGDDLRAGEFNIAANSSMFDIIRELTEGTPIQHQVVVPEGFTSWQVVERVNADPDLTGNIEVLPPEGSLLPGAYSYQRGDTRQSIIDSMTTAMDEALAEIWEGRDPDLPIETPAELVTLASIVERETGLAEERPRVAGVFVNRLNVGMRLQSDPTIIYGITLGQGSLGRGLRRSEIEQVTPYNTYQIDGLPPGPIANPGIESLRAVANPEEHDYLYFVAAGAVPTDGHVFAENYSDHQVNVAAYREIERAAAEAAAEAEAQAAMDEIAAEEAAEAGDETAEDEAAPEEGETVPTEGQ, encoded by the coding sequence ATGGCCGAACGCAAGAAAAAAAACCGCCGCCGTTCCCAGAACGGGTTCTTCGAAGCCCTGAATGGGTTGCTCACCCTGGTTCTTCTCGCTCTGCTTGGCGTCGCCGGCGTTGCCGTCTACGGTGCCACGGTGTTCAATGCGGACGGGCCGATCAACGAGGACCGCAGCTTCGTTGTCGAGCCGGGCAACGTTCTGGCCACGGTTGCCCAGCGGCTCGAGGAGCAGGGGTTCATCTCCAACGCCGATGTCTTCAACTACGGATCGCGCCTCTTGCGCCGCGGCGACGATCTGCGCGCCGGCGAATTCAACATCGCGGCCAATTCCTCGATGTTCGATATCATCCGCGAGTTGACGGAGGGAACGCCCATCCAGCACCAGGTTGTGGTGCCCGAGGGCTTCACGTCATGGCAAGTGGTCGAGCGCGTCAACGCCGATCCTGACTTGACCGGCAATATCGAAGTTCTTCCGCCCGAGGGTAGCCTGCTTCCAGGAGCCTATTCCTATCAGCGCGGAGATACGCGCCAATCGATCATCGATTCGATGACTACCGCGATGGACGAAGCGTTGGCCGAGATTTGGGAAGGGCGTGACCCGGACCTGCCGATCGAAACCCCGGCCGAACTGGTAACCCTCGCCTCGATCGTGGAACGTGAAACCGGGCTTGCAGAGGAACGCCCGCGCGTGGCCGGCGTCTTCGTCAACCGGCTGAATGTTGGCATGCGGCTGCAGTCCGATCCCACCATCATTTACGGCATCACCCTCGGCCAGGGCTCGCTTGGACGCGGTCTGCGCCGCTCCGAGATCGAGCAGGTGACGCCATACAACACCTATCAGATCGATGGACTTCCCCCCGGACCCATCGCCAATCCGGGGATCGAGTCACTGCGCGCTGTCGCCAATCCCGAAGAGCATGATTATCTCTACTTCGTCGCTGCCGGTGCCGTGCCGACCGACGGGCACGTCTTCGCGGAAAACTATTCGGACCATCAGGTGAACGTCGCCGCCTATCGCGAGATCGAGCGGGCCGCTGCTGAAGCTGCGGCCGAGGCGGAAGCGCAGGCGGCCATGGACGAGATCGCCGCCGAGGAAGCCGCCGAAGCCGGCGACGAAACCGCCGAGGATGAGGCTGCGCCCGAAGAGGGCGAAACCGTGCCCACCGAAGGGCAGTAG